The following coding sequences lie in one Microcoleus sp. bin38.metabat.b11b12b14.051 genomic window:
- a CDS encoding ATP-binding cassette domain-containing protein, whose protein sequence is MPVNNREVAVECLDVTYRLNRRHLVEKLNFKVYQGEILVLLGRSGSGKSTTMKLINNLLTPTTGEVIVMGKPTTQWDSIQLRRKIGYVIQEIGLFPHFTVEQNVGLVPKLEGWEGDRIKSRVRQLLELVNLDPQHFAKRYPHQLSGGQRQRVGVARALAADPPLLLMDEPFGALDPITRLELQREFYQLQQQLSKTVIFVTHGIQEAFYLASRIGLMQDGRLVELAAPDEFLQSQHPEARAFLESF, encoded by the coding sequence ATGCCTGTCAATAATCGTGAAGTTGCTGTCGAATGCCTCGACGTTACATATCGCCTCAACCGCAGACATTTAGTAGAAAAACTCAATTTTAAAGTGTACCAAGGAGAAATTTTAGTATTGCTGGGACGCAGCGGAAGTGGCAAATCTACCACCATGAAATTGATTAACAACTTACTGACGCCAACCACTGGCGAAGTGATTGTCATGGGAAAACCGACAACTCAGTGGGATTCAATTCAACTGCGGCGAAAAATTGGCTATGTGATTCAAGAAATCGGCTTGTTTCCCCACTTTACCGTTGAGCAAAACGTCGGTTTAGTGCCAAAATTGGAAGGCTGGGAGGGCGATCGCATTAAATCTCGCGTCCGCCAACTGTTAGAATTAGTCAACCTCGATCCCCAGCACTTCGCCAAACGCTATCCCCATCAGTTATCCGGCGGACAACGACAGCGGGTAGGCGTCGCCAGAGCACTTGCAGCCGACCCTCCGCTGCTGTTAATGGACGAACCGTTTGGTGCTTTAGATCCTATTACTCGCCTGGAATTGCAGCGGGAATTCTATCAATTGCAACAGCAACTATCTAAAACAGTGATTTTTGTGACTCACGGCATTCAAGAAGCTTTTTATTTAGCCTCTAGAATTGGTTTGATGCAAGACGGAAGGTTAGTTGAATTGGCGGCACCGGATGAATTTCTGCAATCTCAGCATCCAGAAGCTCGCGCATTTTTGGAATCTTTTTAA
- a CDS encoding ABC transporter permease, which produces MMNFINRYGAEMIQRSLEHLYLVIVAIVISTIVGIPLGILVTRKPKLKKPILGIANIMQTIPSLALFGLLIPVPILGGIGDRTAIIALTLYSLLPIIRNTYTGIIGVDPAIVTAGTGMGMTDMQLLWQVELPLALGVILAGVRVAAVIAIGLATIAAAIGAGGLGVLIFRGVATVNNQLLLAGAIPAAAIALAADFGLGFVEGRLSKSTLKTVKEE; this is translated from the coding sequence ATGATGAATTTTATTAACCGCTATGGCGCTGAGATGATTCAGAGGTCGCTCGAACACTTATATTTAGTAATAGTCGCGATTGTGATATCTACTATTGTGGGGATTCCTCTAGGGATTTTAGTTACCAGAAAACCGAAATTGAAAAAGCCGATTTTGGGCATTGCGAATATTATGCAAACAATTCCTAGTTTGGCTTTGTTTGGTTTGTTAATTCCAGTGCCAATTTTGGGCGGAATCGGCGATCGCACGGCAATCATCGCCCTCACTCTCTATTCCCTACTGCCGATTATCCGCAACACTTACACGGGCATTATCGGCGTCGATCCGGCGATTGTGACGGCCGGCACAGGCATGGGAATGACCGATATGCAACTGTTATGGCAAGTGGAACTTCCCCTAGCCTTGGGCGTGATTCTGGCGGGCGTGCGAGTTGCTGCGGTAATTGCGATCGGGCTAGCAACCATTGCCGCAGCAATTGGTGCCGGCGGTTTGGGCGTGTTGATTTTTCGCGGCGTTGCTACAGTCAACAATCAGTTACTTTTAGCAGGGGCAATTCCGGCGGCTGCGATCGCCTTAGCTGCGGATTTTGGGCTGGGTTTCGTGGAAGGGCGCCTCTCGAAAAGTACATTAAAAACTGTTAAAGAGGAATGA